One window of Thermocoleostomius sinensis A174 genomic DNA carries:
- a CDS encoding universal stress protein has product MHQKILVAINHSTGSEQVFEVALELAKATSAKLMLLHVLSSDETGGFDLLSMGIPYASLAVSELAKTHRKQWEAYEKKSLELLRSYAEKAAAADVPTEFTQNFGDSGRVICKIAETWEADLIVIGRRGLTGLEEWLSDSVSNYVVHHAPCSVLIVQGKVPQGTTTGRTKEAAAQQQ; this is encoded by the coding sequence ATGCATCAGAAAATTTTGGTTGCAATTAATCATTCTACCGGTAGTGAGCAAGTATTTGAGGTGGCCCTGGAGCTAGCCAAGGCTACGAGTGCAAAGCTGATGCTGTTGCATGTCTTATCTTCTGATGAAACTGGTGGATTTGATCTCCTTTCAATGGGAATTCCCTATGCTTCCCTAGCGGTTAGTGAGCTTGCAAAAACCCACCGTAAACAATGGGAAGCTTACGAGAAGAAGAGTCTGGAACTTTTGCGCTCCTATGCAGAGAAGGCAGCCGCAGCGGATGTTCCAACTGAATTTACACAAAACTTTGGTGATTCGGGTCGAGTTATTTGTAAGATTGCTGAAACGTGGGAAGCTGATTTAATTGTGATAGGTCGTCGCGGCTTGACTGGTTTGGAAGAATGGTTGTCAGATAGCGTGAGCAACTATGTCGTCCACCATGCGCCCTGCTCGGTGCTCATTGTTCAGGGTAAGGTTCCACAGGGTACAACAACTGGTCGTACCAAGGAAGCAGCAGCTCAACAGCAGTAG
- a CDS encoding response regulator, whose amino-acid sequence MIDSSATTIPTARRILFVDDEFDVRRVVQTCLEKIAHWTVIVAESGEDGLHKARTENPDAIVLDVMMPGMDGYQFLNALLVQPETRSIPVVLLTAKADSLEVKQYEALGIKGLIGKPFNPLTLHREIAACLNWVV is encoded by the coding sequence ATGATTGACTCGTCGGCAACAACCATTCCAACCGCGCGACGTATCCTATTTGTGGATGATGAGTTTGATGTGCGGCGCGTTGTGCAAACCTGTCTGGAAAAAATTGCCCACTGGACAGTGATTGTGGCAGAGTCTGGGGAAGACGGGCTGCACAAAGCTAGGACAGAAAATCCCGATGCGATCGTTCTAGATGTAATGATGCCAGGAATGGATGGCTATCAGTTTCTCAATGCTCTATTGGTTCAACCAGAGACGCGATCGATTCCCGTCGTCCTACTCACGGCGAAGGCCGATTCTTTAGAAGTTAAGCAATACGAAGCCCTAGGAATCAAAGGCTTAATTGGTAAACCCTTTAACCCTTTAACCCTGCATCGAGAAATTGCAGCTTGCTTGAATTGGGTTGTTTAA
- a CDS encoding response regulator — protein MPNSNSNRYILLIDDEPDLCRIVKVTLERLKGWSILTAYTGQDGFTLAQTQPLDAILLDLSLPDGSGLEWLQTLKTNPATRPIPVILFPATDPTDLTDPTSIQELEIDYSDIAGIILKPFNILHLADQIGTQLHW, from the coding sequence ATGCCCAATTCCAATTCCAATCGCTACATCTTACTGATTGATGATGAACCCGATCTCTGTCGGATCGTTAAAGTCACCCTGGAACGCCTCAAGGGCTGGAGCATTTTGACGGCTTATACCGGACAGGACGGCTTCACCCTTGCCCAAACCCAACCGCTCGATGCTATCTTGCTTGACTTGAGCCTACCCGATGGCAGTGGGCTAGAATGGCTGCAAACCCTGAAAACTAATCCAGCGACGCGGCCGATTCCAGTGATTCTCTTCCCCGCCACCGACCCCACCGACCTGACTGATCCAACCTCCATACAGGAGTTGGAAATAGATTACTCCGATATTGCTGGGATCATCCTCAAACCCTTCAACATTCTACATCTCGCCGATCAAATCGGCACCCAACTTCACTGGTAG
- a CDS encoding ParB N-terminal domain-containing protein: MSEYYLVDVRSITSKLPRSEFKVDELETLAQNILEANGLLSPLLLKQTGVDSYEVLAGDREYYAAVRAKEINPRAAEMVNAFIIPEDLEDAAIKQFAALHQTQTPTTLKPYTDASSPTEASTTIEQRMTNLESRLDAGLQEIKQSHQRDVQRLEQQITSLQQQIPQKVEPLEIFNAATAAELLQKMAIAGIRGKTAEKLIKNIEKARKQSPFTSFSDIVSRVDGLADKRMLTILDAWGGMY, encoded by the coding sequence ATGAGCGAATACTATTTAGTTGATGTAAGGAGTATTACTTCTAAGCTGCCTCGTTCAGAGTTTAAGGTGGATGAGCTAGAAACCTTAGCACAGAATATTCTAGAAGCCAATGGCTTACTCTCTCCCCTACTCCTTAAACAAACCGGAGTCGATTCCTATGAGGTGTTGGCAGGCGATCGCGAATATTATGCTGCTGTCAGAGCCAAAGAAATTAACCCGCGGGCAGCCGAAATGGTCAATGCTTTTATCATCCCTGAAGATCTAGAAGATGCTGCTATTAAGCAGTTTGCCGCTTTACATCAAACACAAACTCCTACCACGCTCAAGCCGTATACTGATGCTAGTTCGCCGACTGAGGCATCAACAACGATAGAGCAACGTATGACTAATCTAGAATCTCGTCTTGATGCAGGACTACAGGAGATAAAGCAGTCCCACCAACGTGATGTCCAGCGTTTGGAGCAACAAATTACATCGCTTCAGCAACAAATTCCGCAGAAAGTTGAGCCGCTGGAAATTTTTAATGCTGCTACCGCTGCGGAACTGTTACAAAAAATGGCGATAGCAGGTATTCGCGGTAAAACGGCTGAAAAGCTGATTAAAAACATTGAGAAAGCTCGCAAGCAATCTCCCTTTACTTCCTTTAGCGATATTGTCAGTCGTGTTGATGGTTTAGCAGATAAGCGAATGTTAACGATCCTAGATGCTTGGGGAGGGATGTATTAA
- a CDS encoding glycosyltransferase — protein MMHPSQQAIALLIIEPNREEHSNSGLMQNAIAPDDTQRIHQQITQLASALARAGWHVDQFVGRIGNADGKKLANHWMTVQQSPNHCKIYFNTPDVAQFVQQFRKFSLQEGKNYPLIHTWNGLAGQVGLQLKQSENIQWIHSHWQCDNLWSQDGLEIVQQTSGYPSAYVAWEIWRHADEIVVLTANDELTSHDFKALLKKVCQLSNIEAKHTLGYSASDAVILWVAPSIRSTTQAIQQVERWLEVAIQLNQLSTTQLHRFRRHQWVFIPGTLNLADDSAAIRSVIQQKIAQLDLCDIHWSVPCASEDLKLYYRAANVCVLVNWNEPFADKALEAIAQGCPIVASQWSSARFAIIPEETGLRVPTNTSTAWVGAIAQVLQDESWVQRLQQYASGHWHPTPGWAIAAAQLSEVYRRLLAQTVSQIPLWQSQKPHSILLPQPAAVTNFTDFKQKHEMPYHPLNRRVALPPLVSESVS, from the coding sequence ATGATGCATCCCTCTCAGCAAGCGATCGCCCTGTTGATCATTGAGCCAAATCGGGAGGAGCATTCAAACTCTGGACTTATGCAGAATGCGATCGCACCGGACGATACACAACGCATTCACCAACAAATCACTCAACTTGCGTCAGCCTTGGCAAGAGCAGGATGGCACGTTGATCAGTTTGTTGGAAGAATTGGTAATGCTGATGGTAAAAAGTTAGCGAATCATTGGATGACTGTTCAGCAGTCCCCAAATCATTGCAAAATTTATTTCAATACACCAGATGTGGCTCAATTTGTTCAGCAATTTCGTAAATTTTCTCTTCAAGAAGGAAAAAACTATCCGCTGATTCACACCTGGAATGGCTTAGCAGGTCAAGTAGGATTGCAACTGAAACAGTCAGAAAACATTCAGTGGATTCATTCTCACTGGCAATGTGACAATTTGTGGAGTCAGGATGGGCTTGAAATTGTCCAGCAAACCAGTGGTTATCCTTCAGCTTATGTGGCTTGGGAAATCTGGCGACATGCGGATGAAATCGTTGTACTCACTGCAAATGATGAATTGACTTCTCACGATTTCAAAGCTTTGCTAAAAAAAGTTTGTCAGCTATCCAACATAGAAGCGAAGCACACGTTAGGATATTCTGCCTCTGATGCAGTTATTTTATGGGTTGCCCCATCTATCCGATCTACAACTCAAGCAATTCAGCAAGTTGAACGCTGGCTTGAAGTCGCAATCCAACTGAATCAGCTTTCTACAACTCAACTCCATCGTTTCCGAAGACATCAGTGGGTTTTCATACCCGGTACTCTGAATTTGGCAGATGATTCCGCTGCAATACGTTCAGTTATTCAACAAAAGATTGCACAGTTAGATTTGTGTGATATTCACTGGTCAGTACCTTGTGCATCTGAAGATCTGAAACTTTACTATCGTGCCGCGAATGTCTGTGTGCTTGTCAACTGGAATGAACCCTTTGCAGATAAAGCACTGGAGGCGATCGCGCAGGGTTGCCCCATCGTTGCCTCCCAATGGAGTAGTGCGAGATTTGCCATCATTCCCGAAGAAACCGGACTACGAGTTCCCACGAACACTTCAACAGCTTGGGTGGGGGCGATCGCTCAGGTCTTGCAGGACGAGTCATGGGTGCAACGCTTACAACAGTATGCCTCTGGTCACTGGCATCCAACTCCAGGTTGGGCGATCGCAGCGGCTCAATTAAGTGAAGTTTACCGACGATTATTGGCACAAACTGTCAGCCAGATTCCCCTTTGGCAAAGTCAAAAGCCCCATTCAATTCTGCTACCACAACCCGCAGCCGTTACCAATTTCACCGATTTCAAACAAAAGCATGAAATGCCATATCATCCGCTGAATCGGCGGGTTGCACTGCCGCCGCTGGTCTCTGAATCTGTGTCTTGA
- a CDS encoding glycosyltransferase family 4 protein: protein MRIAQIAPLWERVPPPAYGGTELVVSLLTDELVRRGHEVTLFATADSVTLAKLEPGAIQPLRLMEATPQEAQVYDALQLSKAYEHASDFDIIHSHVDFQAFPYANLVKTPTLHTTHGIIPSWVEPIYIKNKHQNFVSISNSQRRNDLGLNYMATVYNGIDPNSYTFHPQPDDPPYLAFLGRMSPEKGPHLAIEIAKRTGWHLKMAGKVDRVDREFFEQQVAPLIDGKQIEFLGEANHAQKSDIMGGAVATLFPITWREPFGLVMTESMACGTPVIAMAMGSAPEVIVHGKTGFLCQTVDECVAAIDRVAEIDRRVCRQHVEQHFSVQSMVDGYEAVYRDVLAASYQRNGWQKTPMIAA, encoded by the coding sequence ATGCGAATTGCACAAATTGCTCCGTTGTGGGAGCGAGTTCCCCCTCCAGCCTACGGCGGTACAGAATTAGTTGTGAGTTTATTAACGGATGAACTGGTTCGACGCGGACATGAAGTCACGCTATTTGCAACGGCTGATTCCGTCACCCTCGCTAAGCTGGAACCTGGGGCAATTCAGCCCTTACGCTTGATGGAAGCAACGCCACAAGAAGCCCAGGTTTATGACGCCTTACAACTGAGCAAAGCTTACGAACATGCCAGTGACTTTGACATTATTCATTCCCACGTTGATTTTCAAGCCTTCCCTTATGCCAACTTGGTGAAAACACCAACCTTGCATACCACTCATGGCATTATTCCATCCTGGGTTGAGCCAATTTATATCAAGAACAAACACCAGAATTTTGTCAGTATTTCCAATTCGCAACGTCGGAATGATCTGGGCTTAAATTATATGGCTACGGTCTATAACGGCATTGATCCAAACAGCTATACATTCCATCCTCAGCCCGACGATCCGCCCTATCTGGCCTTTTTGGGACGAATGTCTCCGGAAAAAGGCCCCCATCTGGCGATCGAAATTGCGAAGCGTACGGGCTGGCATTTGAAAATGGCAGGAAAGGTTGATCGTGTCGATCGAGAGTTTTTTGAACAGCAAGTGGCACCCCTGATTGACGGTAAACAAATTGAGTTTCTGGGTGAAGCGAACCATGCTCAGAAAAGCGACATTATGGGAGGAGCCGTCGCAACCCTGTTCCCCATTACCTGGCGGGAACCCTTCGGGTTAGTGATGACCGAATCAATGGCGTGTGGCACTCCCGTTATTGCAATGGCAATGGGTTCGGCTCCTGAAGTGATTGTTCATGGCAAAACTGGCTTTCTTTGTCAAACCGTTGATGAGTGTGTAGCGGCGATCGATCGAGTGGCTGAAATTGACCGTCGAGTCTGCCGTCAGCATGTCGAGCAGCACTTCAGTGTTCAGTCAATGGTCGATGGCTATGAAGCGGTTTATCGGGATGTGCTGGCAGCGAGTTATCAGCGCAATGGTTGGCAAAAAACTCCTATGATTGCAGCCTGA
- a CDS encoding AAA family ATPase yields the protein MIDIDAQANSTFATGLIKFQFDEDDNLKDKNVLQLISSGEFDFIPDIVRQSNGFNNPEIDVIPSHITLIDEQQRLTRFAASRLRLNAKLQQVEDDYDITIIDAPPSRDLYAEIALIAADYLIGLSHYSFRFEALC from the coding sequence CTGATCGACATTGATGCTCAGGCAAATTCTACCTTTGCTACGGGGCTGATCAAATTCCAGTTTGATGAAGATGACAATCTCAAAGACAAAAATGTTTTGCAACTTATCAGTTCTGGAGAGTTTGACTTTATTCCCGACATTGTTCGCCAATCCAATGGATTCAACAACCCGGAAATTGATGTCATTCCATCTCACATTACACTGATCGACGAACAGCAACGCTTAACTCGCTTTGCGGCCAGTCGCCTGCGCCTCAATGCAAAACTTCAACAGGTGGAGGATGACTACGATATCACCATCATCGATGCGCCACCCTCCAGGGATCTTTACGCAGAGATTGCTTTAATTGCGGCGGACTATCTCATTGGACTATCTCATTATTCCTTCAGATTTGAAGCCCTTTGCTAA
- a CDS encoding ParA family protein — MDYLIIPSDLKPFANQGLSNVKNFVVEVNETRSSIGKHPLEVLGVLPSKVLTNNRYLTHVFPRQREAVVQRYGLSVLNTVIYERIALSNCVNKTLTMGSLEIPDPKSIFEFDSNSDSVKEFRNLSNEVMEKIGV, encoded by the coding sequence TTGGACTATCTCATTATTCCTTCAGATTTGAAGCCCTTTGCTAATCAAGGTTTAAGTAATGTAAAAAATTTCGTTGTTGAAGTCAATGAAACCCGCTCAAGTATTGGCAAGCACCCCCTGGAAGTCTTGGGAGTTCTTCCGTCTAAAGTGTTGACAAACAATCGATATTTAACACATGTCTTCCCGAGACAGCGTGAAGCAGTTGTTCAACGATATGGGCTATCTGTGCTCAATACCGTTATCTACGAGCGCATTGCCCTATCAAATTGTGTGAACAAAACTCTGACTATGGGCAGTTTGGAAATTCCAGATCCAAAATCAATCTTTGAATTTGATAGTAATTCTGACTCTGTTAAGGAGTTCAGAAATCTCTCCAATGAAGTGATGGAAAAAATTGGGGTATAA
- a CDS encoding Uma2 family endonuclease produces the protein MTIVIPQPLTLEQFLKLPYIEDSPAWEFSQGTAIQKPMPGGKHSRLQSRLGGAINALNSPYEAFPELRCTFGGRSIVPDLVVLATHQIPVDSNGDVISTGINFAPAWMIEILSPEQGQMRVTRNILHSLRHGGQMGWLIDPDERVVLVYRPDCLPNELTDDAWLPCLPGVDLVLTVEQLFGWLKLS, from the coding sequence ATGACTATCGTCATTCCTCAACCTCTGACCCTAGAGCAGTTCTTGAAGCTGCCTTATATAGAAGATTCACCTGCATGGGAATTTAGCCAAGGAACAGCGATTCAAAAGCCAATGCCGGGTGGTAAACATAGTCGATTACAGTCCCGCTTGGGAGGTGCCATTAATGCCCTCAACTCTCCCTATGAAGCATTTCCTGAACTACGCTGTACTTTTGGTGGGCGATCCATTGTTCCAGATTTAGTAGTTTTGGCAACACATCAGATCCCCGTAGACTCTAATGGAGACGTTATCAGTACAGGAATCAATTTTGCACCTGCCTGGATGATTGAGATTTTATCTCCGGAGCAGGGTCAGATGAGGGTGACTCGCAATATTTTGCATAGCCTGCGCCACGGAGGGCAGATGGGTTGGCTGATTGACCCCGATGAGCGTGTGGTGTTGGTTTATCGTCCAGATTGCTTACCCAATGAATTGACAGATGATGCCTGGCTTCCCTGTCTGCCTGGAGTTGATTTGGTGTTGACTGTAGAGCAATTATTTGGTTGGTTGAAGCTAAGTTGA
- a CDS encoding AAA family ATPase — MKTIAIYHNKGGVGKTTTAVNLAAAFRNKGKKEIRAKRYY, encoded by the coding sequence ATGAAAACGATCGCAATCTATCACAACAAAGGTGGGGTTGGTAAAACCACTACTGCCGTTAACCTTGCGGCTGCCTTTAGAAATAAGGGCAAAAAAGAAATAAGGGCAAAAAGGTATTACTGA